The proteins below are encoded in one region of Alkalihalobacillus sp. TS-13:
- a CDS encoding iron ABC transporter permease produces the protein MRELLNTNVKKLVGLLAGIFLVVFFIGCSVVYGYTSVNWGMVIQSFTQFDGSNEHIIIQESRVPRALIGAAVGASLAIAGALMQGITRNPLASPSIFGINAGAGFFIVLAVTFFSISSIHQFAWIAFFGAMVTSLIVYLLGSLGRDGLTPVKLTLAGAAMAAMFASMTQGMLALDEKALEEVLFWLTGSIEGRKLGILTAMLPYLIIGWIGSLLITGQMNTLSMGDDVAAGLGQNTVLVKISAAVVIVLLAGSAVAIAGPIGFIGIVIPHIARGLVGINYKWIIPYSGLLGAILLLLADIGARYVIMPKEVPVGVMTALIGTPFFIYIARRGLNRL, from the coding sequence ATGAGGGAACTTTTAAATACGAATGTGAAAAAGTTGGTCGGTCTCCTCGCAGGGATCTTCTTAGTCGTCTTTTTCATCGGGTGCAGTGTCGTTTACGGTTATACTAGCGTCAATTGGGGGATGGTCATCCAATCATTTACCCAGTTTGATGGCTCTAATGAACATATCATCATACAGGAAAGCCGTGTGCCGCGGGCGCTCATTGGAGCTGCAGTCGGCGCAAGTCTGGCGATAGCAGGGGCGTTGATGCAGGGGATCACAAGGAATCCATTGGCATCACCGAGTATATTCGGTATTAATGCCGGAGCTGGTTTTTTCATCGTTCTTGCAGTCACGTTCTTTTCCATATCATCAATCCATCAATTTGCGTGGATCGCTTTCTTCGGTGCAATGGTCACTTCCTTAATTGTCTACTTACTTGGCTCATTAGGAAGGGACGGACTCACACCTGTAAAATTGACGCTTGCTGGAGCGGCGATGGCAGCGATGTTCGCTTCCATGACGCAGGGCATGCTTGCATTGGACGAAAAAGCGTTGGAGGAAGTTCTGTTTTGGCTGACCGGTTCCATTGAGGGACGAAAGCTCGGCATCCTGACTGCAATGCTGCCGTATCTGATCATTGGCTGGATAGGGTCCTTGTTGATTACTGGGCAGATGAATACACTTTCGATGGGGGACGATGTGGCAGCGGGACTTGGTCAAAATACGGTCCTTGTCAAGATCAGTGCAGCAGTGGTCATCGTATTGCTTGCGGGTTCTGCCGTTGCGATAGCAGGTCCAATCGGTTTCATTGGCATCGTTATCCCTCATATTGCAAGAGGGCTTGTAGGCATCAATTACAAATGGATCATTCCTTACAGCGGATTGTTAGGCGCTATATTACTTTTGCTCGCTGATATTGGTGCACGGTATGTCATCATGCCGAAGGAAGTGCCTGTCGGAGTTATGACTGCGCTTATTGGTACGCCATTCTTCATCTACATCGCAAGAAGGGGGTTGAATAGACTGTGA
- a CDS encoding ABC transporter substrate-binding protein, translating to MQKLKGFSLFALMLTFVVALAACGGGSGEGSEEKKDGDKSKSTITVEHAMGKTKVPEKPERVVILTNEGTEALLSMGVKPVGAVQSWLGDPWYDHIADDMEGVEVVGTESDINLEKIASLNPDLIIGNKMRQEKFYDQLNDIAPTVFSEQLRGDWKINFKLYAKALNKQEEGKKVLADFDQRIEDIKQKLGDKVNQEVSVVRFLAGNSRIYFKDSFSGVILEQIGFQRPESQDKPDFAEEVTKERIPDMEGDILFYFTYETGDKEASKTEEEWTNDTLWKNLDVVKEGNAHRVSDAIWNTAGGVKAANLTLDDIEKHFKIEE from the coding sequence ATGCAAAAATTGAAAGGTTTCAGCTTATTTGCACTTATGTTAACATTCGTTGTTGCACTAGCAGCATGCGGAGGCGGATCTGGAGAAGGATCTGAAGAAAAGAAAGACGGAGATAAATCGAAATCTACTATTACCGTAGAACATGCTATGGGAAAAACGAAAGTCCCAGAAAAACCTGAAAGAGTCGTCATCCTTACAAACGAAGGAACAGAAGCCCTACTTTCTATGGGCGTGAAGCCAGTGGGCGCTGTTCAATCTTGGCTTGGTGATCCTTGGTATGACCATATTGCTGACGACATGGAAGGTGTAGAAGTCGTCGGTACAGAAAGTGATATCAACCTTGAAAAGATCGCTTCATTGAATCCTGATCTAATCATCGGAAACAAAATGCGCCAGGAAAAGTTTTATGATCAATTGAACGATATTGCACCAACAGTATTCTCAGAGCAATTACGTGGAGACTGGAAAATCAATTTCAAGCTTTATGCAAAGGCACTGAATAAACAAGAAGAAGGTAAAAAAGTGTTGGCTGATTTCGACCAACGTATTGAAGATATCAAACAAAAGCTTGGCGACAAGGTAAACCAGGAAGTGTCAGTAGTCCGTTTCTTGGCAGGAAATTCACGTATTTATTTTAAGGATTCATTCTCTGGCGTCATCCTGGAGCAAATCGGTTTCCAACGTCCTGAGTCACAAGACAAACCTGATTTTGCAGAAGAAGTGACGAAGGAACGTATTCCGGACATGGAAGGTGACATCCTCTTCTACTTCACCTATGAAACGGGTGATAAAGAAGCGTCAAAAACAGAGGAAGAATGGACGAATGACACACTGTGGAAGAACCTTGATGTCGTAAAAGAAGGCAACGCCCACCGTGTTAGCGACGCAATTTGGAATACTGCCGGCGGTGTAAAAGCAGCGAACCTGACATTGGATGACATTGAAAAACACTTTAAAATCGAAGAGTAA
- a CDS encoding zinc-dependent alcohol dehydrogenase, which produces MKAVTFQGKEKMQVKKIEDPTIQENTDMIVRITASGICGSDLHLYKGGIEPEQDYVVGHEPMGIVEEVGSEVKRLKKGDRVVIPFNIGCGDCFFCNNQMESQCDNSNPHGEPGGLFGFTELFGNHPGGQAEYLRVPYADFTSFKVPESSELDDESVLFLSDVIPTSYWSVEHSGVKKGDTVVVLGSGPIGLMTQKFAWLKGAKRVIAVDQVDHRLEHARKTNQVETYNFEEHEEIGSLLHEKTEGGADVVIDCVGMDGTVPPNKEFGSDRDNQFGTISPIVTASESVRKFGTVQLTGVYGTEANNFPLGDFFSRNVSLKMGQAPVIHLMPKLYEMIEDKTFDPTDIITHKIPLEDAAKGYDIFDKKEDENIKVVLQP; this is translated from the coding sequence ATGAAGGCTGTAACTTTTCAAGGGAAAGAGAAGATGCAAGTCAAAAAAATAGAAGATCCGACTATCCAAGAGAATACGGATATGATTGTCAGAATAACAGCAAGCGGTATTTGTGGATCTGACCTTCACCTTTATAAAGGCGGAATTGAACCTGAACAAGACTATGTTGTCGGCCATGAGCCAATGGGAATTGTAGAAGAAGTAGGCTCTGAGGTTAAGAGATTGAAAAAGGGAGATCGAGTCGTCATCCCTTTCAATATCGGTTGCGGAGATTGCTTCTTCTGTAATAACCAGATGGAAAGCCAATGTGACAACTCGAACCCTCATGGGGAACCAGGCGGTCTATTCGGTTTTACTGAACTGTTTGGAAATCATCCTGGTGGGCAAGCCGAGTACTTGAGAGTTCCCTATGCAGACTTCACCTCTTTCAAAGTTCCCGAATCAAGTGAACTGGATGATGAAAGTGTATTATTCCTATCCGATGTCATCCCCACCTCCTACTGGAGTGTCGAACATAGTGGTGTAAAAAAGGGAGATACGGTAGTCGTTCTGGGTAGTGGTCCAATCGGGTTGATGACTCAGAAATTCGCCTGGTTGAAAGGCGCAAAAAGAGTTATAGCGGTCGATCAAGTCGATCATCGACTCGAACATGCCCGTAAAACGAACCAAGTCGAAACCTATAACTTTGAAGAACACGAGGAAATCGGCTCTCTCTTGCACGAAAAAACAGAAGGCGGAGCTGATGTTGTCATTGATTGCGTCGGTATGGACGGCACCGTTCCACCTAACAAAGAATTCGGTTCTGATCGGGATAATCAATTTGGAACCATCAGCCCGATTGTGACAGCTTCTGAGTCTGTTAGAAAGTTCGGAACTGTGCAATTGACAGGTGTATACGGTACAGAAGCCAACAACTTCCCGCTAGGTGATTTTTTCAGCAGAAACGTTTCATTGAAGATGGGACAGGCACCCGTCATCCATCTGATGCCAAAATTGTATGAAATGATCGAAGACAAAACCTTCGATCCAACGGATATCATCACTCATAAGATTCCGTTGGAAGACGCGGCCAAAGGCTATGACATTTTTGATAAAAAAGAGGATGAAAATATCAAAGTCGTGTTGCAGCCGTGA
- a CDS encoding GNAT family N-acetyltransferase has protein sequence MFKGDKVYLKPIALKEVEALHDLNVRNSDFFQQFSMSRSEDYYTIEGQKERIRQFNENREKDLGYHFGVYKNDEDTLIGTIDLFQVLRGSLQGAFIGYFLDQEHNGKGYMTEAVKLIVKYAFDELNLHRIEAGVMPHNIGSIRVLEKAGFHKEGIARKNVKINGKWEDHQVLAIINPQD, from the coding sequence ATGTTTAAAGGGGATAAGGTATATCTCAAACCAATTGCATTAAAAGAAGTCGAGGCGCTACACGACTTAAACGTCAGGAACAGCGATTTCTTCCAACAATTTTCGATGAGCCGGAGTGAAGATTATTACACAATAGAGGGGCAAAAGGAACGAATACGTCAATTCAATGAAAACAGGGAGAAGGATCTAGGTTATCACTTCGGAGTCTACAAGAATGATGAGGATACTTTAATCGGAACAATCGATTTATTCCAAGTCCTACGCGGTTCTCTTCAAGGTGCTTTTATTGGATATTTCCTCGATCAGGAACATAATGGCAAAGGGTATATGACAGAAGCGGTGAAATTGATTGTCAAGTATGCATTTGACGAATTAAACCTGCATCGGATCGAAGCCGGGGTCATGCCACATAACATCGGTTCAATCCGTGTGCTGGAGAAAGCTGGTTTCCATAAAGAAGGCATAGCCAGAAAAAATGTGAAAATCAATGGGAAATGGGAAGATCATCAAGTATTGGCAATCATTAACCCACAAGACTAA
- a CDS encoding helix-turn-helix transcriptional regulator has translation MAAAPKHDVFQAVADPTRRELLKLLSQNDRALHELTEHFDMTRTAVSKHLRILSEANLVMGRKSGRNKIYQLHPEPLKEVKDWLAYYEKFWENKLNMLKHYVENDESDSNS, from the coding sequence ATGGCAGCAGCTCCTAAACATGATGTCTTTCAAGCAGTAGCTGATCCGACAAGGCGAGAGTTATTGAAGCTTCTTTCCCAGAATGATCGGGCTCTCCACGAATTGACGGAGCACTTTGACATGACTCGTACAGCGGTTTCAAAGCATTTGCGGATTCTTTCAGAAGCAAACCTGGTTATGGGAAGGAAATCAGGAAGGAATAAAATCTATCAGCTACATCCCGAACCATTAAAAGAAGTAAAGGATTGGCTTGCTTATTATGAAAAGTTCTGGGAAAACAAACTCAATATGCTCAAACATTATGTTGAAAATGATGAATCGGATTCGAATTCTTAA
- a CDS encoding SRPBCC domain-containing protein, translating into MTVETIKQSSVFNAPIQKVWEAVATSEGIAEWFMPNDFKAELGHEFSLHSPYGISPCKVTELNPPNRLSFSWGKDWHVTFELKDLEGKTEFTLIHAGWDETKVTETGDTHADVRERMDHGWREAVLPRLKEYVEV; encoded by the coding sequence ATGACAGTAGAGACAATCAAACAATCATCTGTGTTCAACGCACCAATCCAAAAGGTTTGGGAAGCAGTGGCAACTTCCGAGGGGATCGCCGAGTGGTTCATGCCAAACGATTTTAAGGCTGAACTCGGACATGAATTTTCCCTGCATTCCCCGTATGGAATCTCACCGTGTAAAGTGACAGAACTCAATCCGCCGAATCGCCTCAGTTTCTCATGGGGAAAGGATTGGCATGTCACTTTCGAACTCAAAGATTTAGAAGGGAAAACAGAGTTTACATTGATCCATGCCGGTTGGGACGAAACGAAAGTTACAGAAACCGGTGACACGCATGCAGATGTCAGAGAACGAATGGATCATGGTTGGAGAGAGGCAGTACTTCCGAGACTTAAAGAATATGTTGAGGTGTAA
- a CDS encoding response regulator transcription factor: MKRILIVDDEKKIRDVISSYLHKEGYVTVEADSGNEALKVLKATPIDFLILDLMLPDRSGEEVCRTIRQEHSLPILMLTAKVKEDDKIQGLSIGADDYMVKPFSPRELIMRVKTILRRANDDQLLAERISYNDGNLTIDQANHTVRFQGENLSLTPNEFKLLVVLAKHPGRIYTRNELIEKVLGFDFEGDTRTIDQHVKNLRYKIERNPKEPAYITTIYGIGYKFTGGRT; this comes from the coding sequence ATGAAACGTATTCTTATCGTGGATGATGAAAAGAAGATTAGAGATGTCATTTCTTCCTATCTCCACAAAGAAGGTTACGTGACGGTAGAAGCCGATTCCGGAAACGAGGCTTTGAAAGTCCTCAAAGCTACACCAATTGATTTTCTCATCCTAGATTTGATGCTTCCAGATCGATCAGGTGAGGAAGTTTGTCGTACCATTCGCCAGGAACATTCCCTACCAATTTTGATGTTGACGGCGAAAGTGAAAGAAGACGATAAAATCCAAGGGTTGTCTATCGGTGCAGATGATTATATGGTTAAACCATTCAGCCCAAGAGAGCTAATCATGCGAGTAAAAACCATCCTTCGACGTGCAAACGACGATCAACTTTTAGCCGAACGAATCTCCTACAATGATGGGAATCTGACAATAGATCAAGCAAATCATACTGTACGTTTCCAAGGGGAAAACCTTTCATTGACCCCGAATGAGTTCAAACTTCTTGTCGTTCTCGCAAAACATCCTGGGCGGATATATACCAGAAATGAACTAATTGAAAAAGTGTTAGGTTTTGATTTTGAAGGGGATACGAGGACCATCGATCAGCATGTCAAAAATCTCCGTTATAAAATTGAAAGAAACCCAAAAGAACCTGCTTATATCACTACTATTTATGGTATTGGGTATAAGTTTACAGGAGGCAGAAC